In the genome of Dermatobacter hominis, the window CCTGGTAGGTCTTGGCCAGGACGAGCATGACGAAGGCCTCCGGGAACAGCAGGAGGCTGTCGCCGCTGACCGAGCCGATCATCAGGAACGCCACGACGGCGCGCCCGACCGCCGAGCCGACCAGCACGGCGCGGTGCCCGCCCTTCGCCCGGTCCATGGCCGGGCCGATCAACGGCCCGACGAGGGCGAACGGGGCCATCGTGAAGAGCAGGTAGGCGCCGATCTTCCACCGCGCCTCGGACGGGTCGACGTCGAAGAACAGCGACCCGGCGAGCGACATCGCCACGAGCGCGTCGCCCGCCAACGACAGCACGTGGGTGAGCGCCAGGCGCCCGAACGGCGACCGGATGTCGACGCGCGGCTCCGACAGCCGGACCGGTTCGCCGTGGTCGCTCACGGGGCCATGGTACGAGTGGCCCCCGACCCTCCCGCCCGCGGGCCGGCGCTCAGGCGCGCGGGGCGGAGAACTTGTACCCGAGGCCGCGGATCGTCGTGATCCGGGTCGGGTGCGAGGGGTCGTCCTCCACCTTGGAGCGCAGCCGCTTCACGTGCACGTCGAGCGTCTTGGTGTCGCCCACGTAGTCGCTGCCCCACACCCGGTCGATCAGGGTGGCCCGGGGCAGGACCCGACCGGCGTTCTCCATCAGCACCGCCAGGAGCTCGAACTCCTTGAGCGGCAGGGTGACCTGCTCGCCGCGGACGCGCACCTCGTGGCGGTCCATGTCGAGCTCGACGTCGTCGATGGCGAGCACGTCCTCGGACGCCATCACCGCGTCGCCGCCGGCGCGGGGCTGGCGCCGCAGCACCGCGCGCATCCGCGCGACCAGCTCGCGCAGCCGGTACGGCTTGGTGACGTAGTCGTCGGCGCCGACCTCGAGCCCGACGACCGTGTCGATCTCGGAGGTGCGGGCCGTGACCATGATGATCGGCACCTCGCTCCGCTGGCGGATCTCTCGGCAGACGTCGAGCCCCGACACCGTGGGCAGCATGACGTCGAGCAGGACCAGGTCGGGGTCGAGCTCGTCGAAGCGGTCCATCGCCTCAGCGCCGTCGCGAGCGATCTCGACGTCGAAGCCCTCGCGGCGCAGGCCGATGGAGAGCGCTTCAATGAAGGCCTCCTCGTCCTCCACCACCAGCACGGTGGGGCTCGCGGTACCGGCGGCGCTCATGGACCCTCCTGTCGGTCGGCCCGTCGGGGCAGGACCAGCGTGAACTCGGAGCCGACGCCCTCGGTCGACTCGACCCGCACCTCGCCGCCGTGGTTGCTCGCGACGTGTCGGACGATGGCGAGGCCGAGGCCCGTGCCGCCGGTCCGCCGCGAGCGCGCCCGGTCGACCCGGTAGAAGCGCTCGAAGATCCGGTCGAGGTCGCGGCGCGGCACCCCGATGCCCTCGTCGCCCACGGTGAGGCGGACCGTGCCCTCGGGGTCGATGTCGCCCTCGCCGACGACCACCGCCGCGACCACGATCTCGGAGTCCTCGGGCGAGTACTTCACGGCGTTGTCGAGCAGGTTGAACAGCGCCGAGACGAGCTGGCGGCGGTCGCCGTGCAGGACCAGGTCGCCCGGCACGTCGACGCGGATCTTGATGCCCGCCTGGTCGGCCGCGGGCCCGAGCCGGCTCTCGGCCTCGCCCACGAGCGAGCGCACGTCGAGGTCCTCGAACTCCGTGTCGTCGCCGAACTCGATGCTGCTCAGCTCGAGCAGGTCGTCGACCGTGCAGCTCACCCGATCGGCCTCGGTGATCATCCGCTCGGCGAGACGTTCGACCACCGACGGATCGGGTTCGTCGCGCACCGTCTCGGCGAGCAGGCCGAGGGCGCCGATCGGTGTCTTCAGCTCGTGCGAGATGTTGGCGACGAAGTCGCGGCGGACCGTCTCGGTGCGGCGCTGGAGCGACCGGTCCTCGACCATCGCCATGGCGCCGTCGACCACGGTCGGGACGTCGCCGTCGGGGCCGTCGAGCACGGTGCCGAACGGCCGGGCGATCACGACGAACGACGCGGCCGGCGGTCCGAAGAGCTCGACCTCGCGCCGCACGGAGCGGCCGGCGAGCGCCTCGGCGAGGACCTCCTCGATCGCAGCGGCGACGAGCACGTGGCCGTCGCGGGCCTCGAACATCGCGCGGGCGGCGGCGTTGCGGTACAGCTCCTGGCCGCTGCCGTCCCAGAGCACGACGGCACGCTGCAGCTGGTCGATCACCGAGCGGAACCGCTCGAGCAGCAGCCGGTCCTCGTCGACGAGCGGGCTCGGCTCCTCCGCGGCGGCCGTGCCGGCGTCCGCAGTGTCGGCCGCGCCGCCGTCGGCGACGGGGACGGCCCGGAGGGCGACGCGCCGGTAGTGCAGCGCGGCGGCCGTGGTCGCCACGACGGCCAGCGCGAGGAGGACCGCCAGCACGGTCACGTTCTGCTCCGCCCCACGTCCAGCCTCAGCCGTCGTCGTCGCCGGGATCCGGCGCGAAGGACCCGGAGTCGTCGAACGCCGCCGACGGGTCGATGTCGTCGGGCTTCGGATCCGTCTGGGTGCGGAGGTGGTGGCGCGCCGATCCGGTGTGCTCGGGCAGCCAGCCGGTCACCATGTACTGGACCCGCTCGCCGATGTTCACGGCGTGGTCGCCGATGCGCTCGAAGTAGCGCCCGATCATCGCGAGCTGCACCGCACCCTGGAGGTTGAGGTTGTCGACCGAGTGCGAGGTGAAGATGGCCTGCACGTAGGCGGTCTGCAGCTCGTCGAGGCGGTCGTCGATGTCGTCCAGCGCGGCGGCGAGCGAGGTGTCGGCGTCGACGTAGGAGTCGATCGCGGCGCGGACGAGGAAGGCGGCCTCCTCGCCCATGTGCTCGATCAGGCCGCGGAGCTGGGGCCCGAACTCGACGTCGTAGATCCGTCGGGACGCCTTGCACACGTTGACCATGAGGTCGGCCGACCGCTCGAGCTCGGAGATGAGCCGCAGGGTCGTGAGGATGAAGCGGAGGTCGCCCGCGATCGGGGCCTGGAGCGCGAGCAGCTGGCAGCAGCGCTCCTCCAGGCCGAGGCAGAAGTCGTCGATGACGTCGTCGCCGTCGATCAGCAGCTGGGCGGCGTGCAGGTCGCGGTCGAGCAGGGCGGCGGTGCCGCGGCCGATGGTCTCGCAGACCATCACGCCGAGGCGGATGAGGTCGGAGCGGAGTGACTCCATCTCCTCGTGGAACTCGATGCGCATCTCATCCATGCGTGGTCCTTCGGTCGGCGTCGGCGGGCTGACGTGGTCGGTGATCCCGATCCGCGGGTCAGCCGAACCGGCCCGTGATGTAGTTCTCCGTCCGCTCGTCGCTCGGGTTGGAGAAGATCGTGGCCGTGCGGTCGAACTCCACGAGCAGCCCGGTGCGGACGTCGCTCTCCGGGTTGACCTCGGTGGAGAAGAACGCGGTGGCATCGCTGACGCGAGCCGCCTGCTGCATGTTGTGCGTCACGATCACGATCGTGTAGTCGGTCTTGATCTCCTTCATCAGGTCCTCGATGCGCGCCGTCGCGATCGGGTCCAGGGCGGAGCAGGGCTCGTCCATCAGGATGACCTCGGGGTCGACGGCCACCGCCCGGGCGATGCACAGGCGCTGCTGCTGACCGCCCGACATGCCGAGCGCCGACGACTTGAGCCGGTCCTTCACCTCGTCCCACAGCGCGGCGCGCTGCAGGGAGCGCTCCACGATGTCGTCGAGCTCGGACTTCTTCCTGATCCCGCCGATGCGGGGTCCGTACGCGACGTTGTCGTAGATCGACTTCGGGAACGGGTTGGGCTTCTGGAAGACCATCCCGATCCGCCGCCGCACCTCCACCGCGTTCACACCCGGGTCGTAGAGCCCGACGCCGTGGTAGTCGAGCCGGCCTTCGACCCGAGCGCCCTCGATCAGGTCGTTCATCCGGTTGAAGCAACGGAGGACGGTCGTCTTGCCGCAGCCGGACGGACCGATGAAGCCGGTGATCTCGTTGCGGCGGATCCTCATGTCGACGCCACGGACGGCGCGGTAGGCGCCGTAGTAGACCGACAGGCCCTCGACGTCGAACACGACAGGGGCCGGGGCGGGCTCGTCCACGGCGTGGACCTCGAGCGCCGGCTCCTCGGTCACCACCGGGGTCGGGGCGACGGTCGACGGCTCGCTGCCGGGCAGCCCGGCGGTGGGGACCAGCCCCTCTGCTGGGGCGACTGCGTCCTGTGACATCGGCGGCTGCTCCTCGTCGGGCACTGTGTGGTCCGGTGCGTAGGGGTCGGTCGTTCGGGTTCGGTCGGGGATCCGGCGGTGGGCGTCGTCAGCGGAGGGCGTATCGACGGGCCACGAACCGGGCGATGAGGGTCAGCACCAACACGATACCGATCAGGGTCACCGCAGCCCCCCAGGCCAGTTCGGTGGCGAGGCTGCCGCCGTTCTGGAGCTGCGAGTAGATCTGGGCGGACAGCGTCGTGTTCTGACCGCTGAACCGCCAGTTCGTCGTGGTCACGAAGCCGACGGTGAACACGATCGGGGCGGTCTCGCCGGCGGCACGGGCCACCGCCAGCAGGCAACCCGACACGATCCCCGGCAAGGCGGCCGGGAGGGTCACGCTGACGGTGGTCTTCCACGTCCGCGTGCCCAGCGCGGCGGACGCCTCGCGCAGCGGATCGGGAACCAGGCGGAGCATCTCCTCGGTCGAGCGGACGACGATCGGGAGCATCAGGCAGCCGAGCGCGAGCGACGCCGCGAACGCCGACTTGCCGCCCACACCGAAGCGCAGCACCCAGATCGAGTAGATGAACACGCCCATGACGACCGACGGCACGCCGGTCATCACGTCGGTCATGAAGCGGATGAAGCTCGCCAACCGGTTCTTCTTGCCGTACTCGTTCAGGTAGACGGCACCCATGATCCCCAAGGGGATCGCCATGGCGGACGCACCCAGCACGGTCAGGAAGGTGCCGACGATGGCCGGCTGCATGCCGAGCACGACCGAGTCGTCGCTGCTCTCGGAGGTGTCGCCGGTCTCGGACCCGCTGCCGAAGCCGAGGTCGTCGAGCTTCTCGTTGTTGGCCAGGTCGGCACGGCCGACGTCGGCCGGGATCGGCTTGGTCCACCAGTCGACGTTCATGACGGCGGGGAGGCCCTGGCTGAACACGTTGGCCGCCATCAGCACCAGCGGACCGGCCGCGAGCAGGAAGGCGATCGCCATCGCGAGGGTCGCGACCTTGTTGCGGACGCGACGGCCCGGGGAGATGTTGGACCCCGAGAGCTCCCGCCGGATCCGCTCCGGCGTGATCGGTTCGTCGGGAGGGGCGACCGCGCTCACGCCGCCCCCTTCACCCTGCGGTCCACTGCGACGACCATGCGCCGGGCGGACACGTTGACCAGGATCGTCAGGATGAACAGGCACACGCCCAGCCCGATCAGGGCGGCGCGGAAGAGGTCGTCGGCCTCGGAGAGGTTGCGGAAGATCTGGGCCGGCATGGTCTCGCCGACGGCGAAGATGTTGGCCGTGATGTCGGGCCGGGCGCCGATCAGCAGCGCCACTGCGACCGTCTCGCCCATCGCCCGGCCGAGGCCGAGCATCACGGCCCCCGTCATGCCGCCGGTCGAGTGCGGGAACACGACGCCGCGGATCATCTCCCACCGGGTCGCCCCGAGCGCCAGCGCACCGGCCTTGTCGTTCTCCGGGACGGTCATGAAGACCTCGCGGGTCACCGCGGTGATGATCGGGGTGATCATCAGCGCCAGCACGAGCGCCGCCGATGCATAGCTCGACCCGGTCGACGGGCCGAAGATCGTGCTGAGCACCGGGATGCCGGCCACGGCGTCGGAGATGGCGTTGAACGCGGACTGGAAGCGCGGGATCAGGTAGTAGAAGCCCCAGAGGCCGAACACGACGGACGGGATGGCGGCCAGGAGGTCGATCGTCGTCGTGACGGCGCCGCGGGCCCGGCGGTGCACCACCTCGGTCACGAACAGGGCGATGCCCACGCTGATGGGGACCGCGACGATGATGGCGAGGACCGACACGAGCACCGTGCCGAAGACGAGGGGGACGATGCCGTACTTGCCCTCGGACGGCACCCACTCCGTGCCGAAGAAGTAGCTGGCCCCGAGCTCGCTGAACGCAGGCCACGCCTTGTTCGTGGTCACCACGGCGACGAGCACCAGGATGAGCAGGACCATCAGCCCAGCGAGGAGGGCGATCCGCCGGAAGAAGCGGTCGGTGCGGCCGCCGGCGCCATCGACCCGGAGGTCCGGCGCGTCCCGGGGCGGCTTGCGGGCCGGACCCTGGGGATCGGTCTCGAGTTCGAGGGTCATGCGCTCTCGATCAGGCGGGGGTCGGACAGACGTTAAGGGAGACGGTGCGCCGGCACGAGCTTTGTCCGGCTGGCGTCGGAAGGGTGGTCGGCCCGGTCACGGGCGGAGGGCTCGGCAGGGGCTCCATCCCACCCGTGACCGGTCGCGACCGTCACTCAGCCGCCGATCTGGTCGATCTGGTCGTACGCCTTCTGCTGGAGGTCCTCCGGGAGGCCGACGTAGCCGAGCTTCTGCGCCTGCTCCTGGCCGGTCGTGAGCACGTACTGGAGGTACGTCTTCAGCGTGGTGGCCTTGGCGGCGTCCGCCTGCACCTTGGTGACCAGCAGGTAGGTCGGCGCGGTGATCGGGTAGCTGTCGGCGCCCGGCGCGTTCAAGGGGTTGTAGGTGAGGTCGGGGGCGACCTCGGCGTTGGCGACGGCGGACTCGGTCGCCTTCGCCGACGGGGCGACGTACTCGCCGTCCGCGTTCTTGATCGCGGCGAACGTGAGGTCGGCCTTGATGGCGTCGGCGAGGTCGACGTAGCCGACGGCGCCGTCGGTCTGGCCGATCAGGGCGGCCACGCCGGAGTTCTTCTCGGCGCCCTGCGTCGCGGCCGGCCAGTTCACCGTGTCACCCGAATCGAGCTTCCAGACGTCGGGCGCCGCCGACTTCAGGTACTTGGTGAAGTTGCTGGTCGTCCCCGAGCCGTCCGAGCGGTGGACGACCGTGATCTTCGTCGACGGCAGGGTCGCGTCGGGGTTGTCGGCCTCGATGGCCGGGTCGTCCCACGTGGTGATCTCGGCCTGGAAGATCTTCGCCACCGTGTCGGGGCTGAGCTGCAGCTCGTCGACGCCGTCGAGGTTGTAGCTCACCGTGATCGGCGCGGCGACGGTCGGGAAGAACAGCACCGGCGACGGGAAGCTCTCGTCGGGCTTGGGGAGCGAGTCGCTCCCGGCGAAGTCGAGCGTGCCGGACGCCAGCTGCTTGCGGCCGTCGGACGAGCCGCTCTTCGCGTAGGTCACGAGCTCGGAGCCGGCGACGCCGTCGAAGTCCGAGTTGACCGCCTGGTAGAAGGCGTCGGGGAAGCTGGCGCCGCCGCCGGAGACCTTGGCCGTGAGGGCCTTGATGTCCGCGTCGGTCGGAGCGGCGGGGCCCTTGGCCTCCGTCGTGGTGGTGGAACCGTCGGAACCCGACGAGTCCGAGTCCTTGTCGTCACCGCACGCGGCGGCCACCAGGCCCACCGCGAGGAGCAACGCCATCAGCCAGGCGAACCGGCCCTTCTGCAACATGCAACCGCCTCCTCGGAGGTCTCTTGATCATCGGTGGCTCGTCCGCCACCTGGCGGCTCCGTCGCCACCTGCCGGCAACGTAGGGACCCGGGGTGGACGCCAGGCGGGCGCCAGGTGAACGAGAGGTGAACCGCGACTGAAGGTTCGGTGCGGCGGTCGCTCGACCCGCATCGTTCCGCGGTTCCTGCAGGTGACGTGGAGGTGAACTCGGGACCGCCTCCCCCGGCGGGGCTCGGCTCAGCTGGTGATGTCGCGGGACAGGAACAGCCGCACCAGCCGACGGTCGGTGTCCCAGGTCAGGTGCCCGTCGAGCTCCGACACGGGCACCCACCGGCGGTCGTCGATCTCCCGGTTGGGCGTGAACCCCTCGTCGCGGTCGACGGTCATCGCCCACCAGCGCACTCGCTTGTCCTCGCCCTTGGGCGTGTCGTAGCGGACCTCGGTGAGCCGTTCGCCGAGCGTGCAGCGCAGGCCGGTCTCCTCCCATACCTCGCGCAGCGCCGCCTCGCGGTGCCGCTCGCCCTGCTCGAGCTTGCCCTTGGGGAGCGACCAGTCGTCGCGCGGCGCCGGCCGGTGGACGACCAGCACCTCGACCTCATCCGCTCGGCGTCGCCACACCACCCCGCCCGCGGCCCGCACCACGGGCCGGTCCGGGCTCGCCACCTCAGCGCACCCCGGGGCGCGTCACCGACGCCCGACCGAGGCCCGCTTGAGGGCGTGCTCCTGCTGCTCCAGGTGGGTCTCGACGGTGCCGTTGCGGGGGACGTGGGTCCAGCGGTCGTCGTGCTGCTCCCACGCCAGCGTGTCGTCCGCGAGCGTCACGGCCAGCACCTCGTCCATCCGGACCCGCAGCTCGGGCGACCGCACCGGCACCACGGCCTCGACGCGGCGGTCGAGGTTGCGGGGCATGAGGTCGGCGGAGCCGATGAAGTGGAGCTCCTGGCCCGGTCCCCTGCCGTTCGCGAAGCGGTAGATCCGCGAGTGCTCGAGGTAGCGACCGACGATCGAGCGGACCGTGATGTTGTCCGACAGCCCGGGCACACCGGGTCGGATGCACGAGATGCCGCGGATGATGAGCTCGATCCGCACGCCGTCCTGCGAGGCGGCGTAGAGCTCGTCGATCATGTCGGCGTCCACCAGGCTGTTCATCTTCATGATGATGTGCCCGGTCCCCGGCGCCGCAGAACGCTCGTTGCGGATGAACCGGACGAGCCCGTTGCGCAGCGTGTGCGGGGCGACGAGCAACTTGGCGTAGTGGACGTCGCGGGCGTAGCCGGTCAGGTAGTTGAACAGCTGCGTGAGGTCCGCGCCGAGGTCGGGGTCGGCGGTGAGCAGCCCGACGTCCTCGTAGAGGCGCGCCGTCTTGGAGTTGTAGTTGCCCGTGCCGATGTGGCAGTAGCGGTTGACGCTCTCGCCCTCGTCGCGCACGACCAGGCAGGTCTTCGTGTGGGTCTTGAGCCCGACGAGCCCGTACACGACGTGCACGCCGGCCTGCTCCAGGCGGCGGGCCCACTCGATGTTGCGCTCCTCGTCGAAGCGGGCCTTCAGCTCGACCAGCGCCACCACCTGCTTGCCCATCTCCGCCGCCTTGATCAGCGCGGCGACGATCGGGCTGTCGCCCGAGGTGCGGTACAGGGTCAGCTTGATGGTCAGGACCTTCGGGTCCCGGGCGGCCTGGCGGATGAACTCCTCGACGGAGGTCGAGAAGCTGTCGTAGGGGTGGTGGACCATGATGTCGCCGTCGCGCATGACGGCGAAGATGTCGGGCGGCTCCTCGTCCTCGGTCAACGCCAGGCGGTGCTGCGTCACCGGCACGAACTCGGGGTACTTCAGGTCGGGCCGGTCCACGTCGGCCACGGCGAACAGGCCGCCGAGGTCGAGCGGGGCCGAGTGCGCGGTCACGTCGTCGTCGGTGAGCTCCAGCTCGTCACGGATGAGCTCGAGCGCCTCGGCCGAGATGTCGTCCTCGACCTGCAGGCGGACGGCCTTGCCGAAGCGGCGGCGGCGCAGCTCCATCTCGATGGCTGCGAGGAGGTCGTCGGCCTCCTCCTCCTCGACCGTGAGGTCCGCGTTGCGCGTGACCCGGAAGGCGACGTGGTCGAGCACCTCCATGCCGGGGAACAGCTCGTCGAGGTGGTGGGCGATGACCTGCTCCAGCGGCACGAACCGCTCACCGTCGGGCATCACGACGAAGCGGGGGAGCAGCGACGGCACCTTGACTCGGGCGAAGCGGCGCTGGTCGGTGGTCGGGTCCCGCACGATCACGCCGAGGTTCAGCGACAGGCTCGAGATGTACGGGAACGGGTGGCCCGGGTCGACGGCGAGCGGCGTCAGGACCGGGAAGATCCGGTTGCGGAACTCGACGGTGGCCCACTCGCGGTCGTCGTCGTCGAGCTCGTCCCAGGTCGAGAAGACGATCCCCTCCTCGGCGAGCGCGGTGCAGATCGGACCCAGGAAGATCTCGTCGGCCCGCTCGACGAGCTCGGCGGTCCGGGCGCCGATGGCGTCGAGCTGCTCGCCGGCGCTCATGCCGTCGGCGCTGCGCCGGGTGACCCCGGCGGCCACGCGGTCCTTGAGGCCGGCGACGCGGACCTGGAAGAACTCGTCCAGGTTCTGGCTGAAGATCGCGAGGAACTTGACCCGCTCGAGCAGGGGCGTGGCGGCGTCGTCCGCGAGCGCCAGCACGCGTGCGTTGAAGTCCAACCAGGACAGCTCCCGGTTCAGGTAGGGCGACCGCTCTTCCACCGGGTCCGTCATGGCCTCAGGCTATCGGCCGCACGGGCGCCGCAAGCCTGCGACCCGGGGCGTGATCAGCGGTCGTCGTCGCCGAGGTCCCACGTGAGCTCGATGAGCTCGCGCTCGGCGTCGCGGGCGACGCGCTCCTTGTTGCGCTTGAACTGCGGGTCGTGCGGCGGGAGCAGCATGAGCCGGGCGTTGACGCGGGAGCGGAAGTCGTCGATGAGCTGCG includes:
- a CDS encoding response regulator transcription factor, whose translation is MSAAGTASPTVLVVEDEEAFIEALSIGLRREGFDVEIARDGAEAMDRFDELDPDLVLLDVMLPTVSGLDVCREIRQRSEVPIIMVTARTSEIDTVVGLEVGADDYVTKPYRLRELVARMRAVLRRQPRAGGDAVMASEDVLAIDDVELDMDRHEVRVRGEQVTLPLKEFELLAVLMENAGRVLPRATLIDRVWGSDYVGDTKTLDVHVKRLRSKVEDDPSHPTRITTIRGLGYKFSAPRA
- a CDS encoding sensor histidine kinase, which produces MTVLAVLLALAVVATTAAALHYRRVALRAVPVADGGAADTADAGTAAAEEPSPLVDEDRLLLERFRSVIDQLQRAVVLWDGSGQELYRNAAARAMFEARDGHVLVAAAIEEVLAEALAGRSVRREVELFGPPAASFVVIARPFGTVLDGPDGDVPTVVDGAMAMVEDRSLQRRTETVRRDFVANISHELKTPIGALGLLAETVRDEPDPSVVERLAERMITEADRVSCTVDDLLELSSIEFGDDTEFEDLDVRSLVGEAESRLGPAADQAGIKIRVDVPGDLVLHGDRRQLVSALFNLLDNAVKYSPEDSEIVVAAVVVGEGDIDPEGTVRLTVGDEGIGVPRRDLDRIFERFYRVDRARSRRTGGTGLGLAIVRHVASNHGGEVRVESTEGVGSEFTLVLPRRADRQEGP
- the phoU gene encoding phosphate signaling complex protein PhoU — its product is MDEMRIEFHEEMESLRSDLIRLGVMVCETIGRGTAALLDRDLHAAQLLIDGDDVIDDFCLGLEERCCQLLALQAPIAGDLRFILTTLRLISELERSADLMVNVCKASRRIYDVEFGPQLRGLIEHMGEEAAFLVRAAIDSYVDADTSLAAALDDIDDRLDELQTAYVQAIFTSHSVDNLNLQGAVQLAMIGRYFERIGDHAVNIGERVQYMVTGWLPEHTGSARHHLRTQTDPKPDDIDPSAAFDDSGSFAPDPGDDDG
- the pstB gene encoding phosphate ABC transporter ATP-binding protein PstB — encoded protein: MSQDAVAPAEGLVPTAGLPGSEPSTVAPTPVVTEEPALEVHAVDEPAPAPVVFDVEGLSVYYGAYRAVRGVDMRIRRNEITGFIGPSGCGKTTVLRCFNRMNDLIEGARVEGRLDYHGVGLYDPGVNAVEVRRRIGMVFQKPNPFPKSIYDNVAYGPRIGGIRKKSELDDIVERSLQRAALWDEVKDRLKSSALGMSGGQQQRLCIARAVAVDPEVILMDEPCSALDPIATARIEDLMKEIKTDYTIVIVTHNMQQAARVSDATAFFSTEVNPESDVRTGLLVEFDRTATIFSNPSDERTENYITGRFG
- the pstA gene encoding phosphate ABC transporter permease PstA, whose protein sequence is MSAVAPPDEPITPERIRRELSGSNISPGRRVRNKVATLAMAIAFLLAAGPLVLMAANVFSQGLPAVMNVDWWTKPIPADVGRADLANNEKLDDLGFGSGSETGDTSESSDDSVVLGMQPAIVGTFLTVLGASAMAIPLGIMGAVYLNEYGKKNRLASFIRFMTDVMTGVPSVVMGVFIYSIWVLRFGVGGKSAFAASLALGCLMLPIVVRSTEEMLRLVPDPLREASAALGTRTWKTTVSVTLPAALPGIVSGCLLAVARAAGETAPIVFTVGFVTTTNWRFSGQNTTLSAQIYSQLQNGGSLATELAWGAAVTLIGIVLVLTLIARFVARRYALR
- the pstC gene encoding phosphate ABC transporter permease subunit PstC, with amino-acid sequence MTLELETDPQGPARKPPRDAPDLRVDGAGGRTDRFFRRIALLAGLMVLLILVLVAVVTTNKAWPAFSELGASYFFGTEWVPSEGKYGIVPLVFGTVLVSVLAIIVAVPISVGIALFVTEVVHRRARGAVTTTIDLLAAIPSVVFGLWGFYYLIPRFQSAFNAISDAVAGIPVLSTIFGPSTGSSYASAALVLALMITPIITAVTREVFMTVPENDKAGALALGATRWEMIRGVVFPHSTGGMTGAVMLGLGRAMGETVAVALLIGARPDITANIFAVGETMPAQIFRNLSEADDLFRAALIGLGVCLFILTILVNVSARRMVVAVDRRVKGAA
- the pstS gene encoding phosphate ABC transporter substrate-binding protein PstS produces the protein MLQKGRFAWLMALLLAVGLVAAACGDDKDSDSSGSDGSTTTTEAKGPAAPTDADIKALTAKVSGGGASFPDAFYQAVNSDFDGVAGSELVTYAKSGSSDGRKQLASGTLDFAGSDSLPKPDESFPSPVLFFPTVAAPITVSYNLDGVDELQLSPDTVAKIFQAEITTWDDPAIEADNPDATLPSTKITVVHRSDGSGTTSNFTKYLKSAAPDVWKLDSGDTVNWPAATQGAEKNSGVAALIGQTDGAVGYVDLADAIKADLTFAAIKNADGEYVAPSAKATESAVANAEVAPDLTYNPLNAPGADSYPITAPTYLLVTKVQADAAKATTLKTYLQYVLTTGQEQAQKLGYVGLPEDLQQKAYDQIDQIGG
- a CDS encoding NUDIX hydrolase encodes the protein MASPDRPVVRAAGGVVWRRRADEVEVLVVHRPAPRDDWSLPKGKLEQGERHREAALREVWEETGLRCTLGERLTEVRYDTPKGEDKRVRWWAMTVDRDEGFTPNREIDDRRWVPVSELDGHLTWDTDRRLVRLFLSRDITS
- a CDS encoding RNA degradosome polyphosphate kinase, which encodes MTDPVEERSPYLNRELSWLDFNARVLALADDAATPLLERVKFLAIFSQNLDEFFQVRVAGLKDRVAAGVTRRSADGMSAGEQLDAIGARTAELVERADEIFLGPICTALAEEGIVFSTWDELDDDDREWATVEFRNRIFPVLTPLAVDPGHPFPYISSLSLNLGVIVRDPTTDQRRFARVKVPSLLPRFVVMPDGERFVPLEQVIAHHLDELFPGMEVLDHVAFRVTRNADLTVEEEEADDLLAAIEMELRRRRFGKAVRLQVEDDISAEALELIRDELELTDDDVTAHSAPLDLGGLFAVADVDRPDLKYPEFVPVTQHRLALTEDEEPPDIFAVMRDGDIMVHHPYDSFSTSVEEFIRQAARDPKVLTIKLTLYRTSGDSPIVAALIKAAEMGKQVVALVELKARFDEERNIEWARRLEQAGVHVVYGLVGLKTHTKTCLVVRDEGESVNRYCHIGTGNYNSKTARLYEDVGLLTADPDLGADLTQLFNYLTGYARDVHYAKLLVAPHTLRNGLVRFIRNERSAAPGTGHIIMKMNSLVDADMIDELYAASQDGVRIELIIRGISCIRPGVPGLSDNITVRSIVGRYLEHSRIYRFANGRGPGQELHFIGSADLMPRNLDRRVEAVVPVRSPELRVRMDEVLAVTLADDTLAWEQHDDRWTHVPRNGTVETHLEQQEHALKRASVGRR